A genomic stretch from Edaphobacter aggregans includes:
- a CDS encoding sulfite reductase subunit alpha — MQTVPFVPDNAPFTPEQRSWLNGLLAGIYSSAPAVSPVADPPPSLKIAVLYASQSGTAEGLARKVAKDLKAKGHIASLLTLEGYTPASLLAETYAIIIASTYGEGEAPDSVRPFYEQLCLEHFPCCENLSYAVLALGDSTYEHFCKFGIDLDNKLASLAGTRICDRIDCDVDLDESFTQWKTTLYARIDDIVAARPARTAPSSSIITAPSSVSEPTAPSHTRDNPFLAPLVDKRPLTRDISSKLTLHLAFNISDSTLRYEAGDACGVIPRNDIHLVEEILHTLNFSGSVPVQLPKSGTTTLLDALLHHLQITRLTRKMIEAYATIGRHTAQCQPLFHLLVPEQQAHLEKYTYDRGLIDLLHDYPGILHEPADLVAMLPRLSPRLYSISSSPSAHAGQIHTTVAVVRYRAHNRDRGGVCSTLLSDRTNTGESLPVYIQPNKRFRLPSDPAAPIIMIGPGTGIAPFRAFLHERRALNHTGRNWLFFGERSAATDFLYRDELQSMHTDGHLTHLDLAFSRDQDRKIYVQDRMLEQAPTFWQWLQDGASVYVCGDASRMAKDVDATLHTIAEQQGHLTRESATEYIHQLKEHHRYHRDVY, encoded by the coding sequence ATGCAGACTGTTCCCTTCGTCCCCGATAACGCTCCCTTCACACCCGAGCAGCGCAGCTGGCTCAACGGTCTCCTCGCCGGAATCTACTCCTCCGCGCCCGCCGTCAGTCCGGTCGCGGACCCGCCGCCTTCACTCAAGATCGCCGTTCTCTACGCCTCGCAATCCGGCACCGCCGAGGGCCTGGCCCGCAAGGTCGCCAAAGACCTCAAGGCCAAAGGCCACATCGCCTCGCTGCTCACACTCGAAGGCTACACACCCGCGTCACTCCTCGCCGAAACCTACGCCATCATCATCGCCAGCACCTACGGCGAAGGCGAAGCCCCCGACTCCGTCCGTCCCTTCTACGAACAGCTCTGCCTCGAGCACTTCCCCTGCTGCGAGAATCTCTCCTACGCCGTCCTCGCACTCGGCGACTCCACCTACGAGCACTTCTGCAAATTCGGTATCGACCTCGACAACAAGCTCGCCTCTCTCGCGGGCACGCGCATCTGCGACCGCATCGATTGCGATGTCGACCTCGACGAAAGCTTCACCCAGTGGAAGACCACGCTCTACGCCCGCATCGACGACATCGTCGCCGCACGCCCAGCACGCACCGCACCCTCATCGTCCATCATCACCGCACCTTCTTCTGTCAGCGAACCCACAGCCCCTTCCCACACCCGCGACAATCCATTTCTAGCTCCGCTCGTCGACAAGCGCCCCCTCACCCGCGACATCTCCAGCAAACTCACCCTGCATCTCGCCTTCAACATCAGCGACTCCACCCTCCGCTACGAAGCCGGCGACGCATGCGGCGTCATCCCCCGCAACGACATTCATCTCGTAGAAGAGATCCTCCACACCCTCAACTTCAGCGGCTCCGTCCCCGTACAGCTCCCCAAATCGGGAACCACCACCTTACTCGACGCGCTTCTCCATCACCTTCAGATCACCCGTCTCACGCGGAAGATGATCGAAGCCTACGCCACCATCGGCCGACACACAGCCCAGTGTCAGCCGCTCTTTCACCTACTCGTACCCGAGCAGCAAGCCCACCTCGAAAAGTACACCTACGACCGCGGCCTCATCGATCTCCTGCACGACTACCCCGGCATCCTCCACGAACCCGCCGACCTGGTCGCGATGCTACCCAGGCTCTCCCCACGTCTCTACTCCATCTCCTCCAGCCCCAGCGCCCACGCCGGACAGATCCACACCACCGTCGCCGTCGTCCGCTACCGCGCCCATAACCGCGACCGCGGAGGCGTCTGTTCCACTCTCCTCTCCGACCGCACCAACACTGGCGAATCTCTACCCGTCTACATCCAGCCCAACAAGCGCTTCCGCCTCCCGTCCGACCCCGCCGCACCCATCATCATGATCGGCCCCGGCACCGGCATCGCTCCCTTCCGCGCCTTCCTCCACGAGCGCCGCGCCCTCAACCACACCGGCCGCAACTGGCTCTTCTTCGGCGAACGCTCCGCCGCTACCGACTTCCTCTACCGCGACGAGCTTCAGTCCATGCACACCGACGGCCACCTCACACATCTCGACCTCGCCTTCTCCCGTGATCAGGACCGCAAAATCTACGTGCAGGACCGCATGCTCGAACAAGCCCCAACATTCTGGCAATGGCTGCAGGACGGAGCCAGCGTCTACGTCTGCGGCGACGCCTCGCGCATGGCCAAAGACGTCGACGCCACCCTCCACACCATCGCCGAACAGCAGGGCCACCTCACCCGCGAATCCGCTACCGAGTACATACACCAGCTCAAGGAACACCACCGCTACCACCGCGACGTCTACTAA
- a CDS encoding transporter: MTRVKTSVALFFSLACSTVFAQTSFFHSWQDRVRATSAAQPGWVVPVVAPSSVIVQLARFDFVRQYTSTHTETWNYGNGKGVNLIPFAATEVDINFPAYIEHNTPKVQDGAGDFSVVGKYRPFAGNKENGNYSTAVQVAFSVPTGSYKNGTAVSTITPTVVGGKGFGRFDVQSAIGGILPTGSVTTIGRTISWNTVAQYKVGNYLWPELEVNSSYYHGGANNGKNQTFLTPGIMMSKIKLRRDPRDRLGLVLGTGMQIATSSFHSYNHGLVITGRLTF, translated from the coding sequence ATGACGAGGGTTAAGACTTCGGTTGCTTTATTTTTTTCGCTCGCCTGTTCCACGGTCTTTGCTCAGACGAGTTTCTTTCATTCCTGGCAGGACCGCGTGAGAGCTACGTCTGCAGCACAGCCGGGGTGGGTCGTGCCTGTGGTGGCTCCGTCCTCCGTCATCGTGCAGTTGGCGCGCTTCGATTTTGTGCGGCAGTACACATCGACGCACACAGAGACGTGGAACTATGGCAACGGAAAGGGAGTCAACCTGATTCCGTTCGCCGCAACCGAGGTCGACATCAACTTTCCGGCTTATATCGAACACAACACGCCGAAGGTGCAGGATGGCGCGGGAGACTTTTCTGTTGTCGGCAAGTACCGGCCGTTCGCTGGTAATAAAGAAAATGGCAACTATTCGACAGCGGTGCAGGTGGCATTTAGTGTGCCGACGGGAAGCTACAAGAATGGGACGGCCGTCTCGACGATTACGCCGACCGTGGTGGGAGGAAAGGGCTTCGGCCGCTTTGATGTGCAATCGGCGATCGGTGGAATTCTACCGACGGGTTCGGTGACGACGATTGGCAGAACAATCTCGTGGAACACCGTTGCGCAGTACAAAGTTGGAAACTATCTGTGGCCAGAGCTCGAGGTGAATTCGAGCTACTATCATGGCGGCGCGAACAACGGAAAGAACCAGACCTTTCTGACACCGGGAATCATGATGAGTAAGATCAAGCTCCGGCGTGACCCCAGGGACAGGCTGGGACTGGTACTGGGAACCGGCATGCAGATCGCTACCTCCAGCTTTCACAGCTATAACCACGGCCTTGTGATCACTGGACGCCTCACATTCTGA
- a CDS encoding uroporphyrinogen-III synthase — MAHASFKGLRVLSLESRRAKEVEKLIRTYGGEAIVVPAMREVSLESNAEALEFAEGLLRGEFDLVVFMTGVGVRTMLNIVQTRFDGEEFLDALRKVKIAARGAKPATALRELKVPLDVVSEEPSTWRELLRAIDETYGDSVSTMSIAVQEYGASNPEFLAELSSRSRRLSKVPVYQWALPEDLQPLRESVLGLLNGVIDVVLFMTAVQVIHMFQVAEQMGVAEQLRGALQSVVVLSIGPTTSEELAHYGIQPDFEPSRPKMGFLVNEAAQYAGRLLEEKRNRKIEAVFSESVEPDADVSDVDEIDTQKPVRRVAASTPTMAGFRDGLMQIDFLHEISSRIAAADSLHLVLDRIVGFISSVIPCDSCFVYVLEGENLVMRASKNPHADLVDQVGIQIGQGVTGWVAKYRQPVAIASGASNDPRFKAFKNIPEDHFEAMLCTPITCAGRVVGVINLQHRLSYKHTTHEVRLLSTLGYLVGAEIERARLETENSQLSNRLETRKAVDRAKSILQRDLSLSEDDAYQMMHKESRQRRKSMREIADAILLSEELRRVQTGS, encoded by the coding sequence GTGGCGCACGCAAGCTTCAAAGGACTCCGTGTCCTTTCACTCGAGTCCCGCCGCGCGAAAGAGGTTGAAAAACTCATTCGCACTTACGGCGGCGAAGCGATTGTCGTGCCCGCCATGCGTGAGGTTAGTCTCGAGTCGAACGCGGAGGCATTGGAGTTTGCCGAGGGGCTGCTGCGGGGAGAGTTCGATCTTGTGGTCTTTATGACGGGTGTGGGTGTTCGAACCATGCTCAACATCGTGCAGACGCGCTTTGATGGAGAAGAGTTTCTTGACGCTCTGCGCAAGGTCAAGATCGCGGCACGAGGAGCGAAGCCCGCAACCGCGCTGCGAGAGTTGAAGGTTCCCCTGGATGTCGTCTCCGAGGAGCCCAGCACGTGGCGAGAACTGCTGCGGGCTATCGACGAGACCTATGGCGATTCAGTCTCCACGATGAGCATTGCGGTTCAGGAATATGGAGCTTCGAACCCAGAGTTTCTTGCTGAGTTGAGCAGTCGCAGCCGCAGGCTCTCAAAGGTGCCGGTGTATCAGTGGGCGCTGCCAGAAGACCTGCAGCCACTGCGCGAGAGTGTGCTGGGCCTGCTGAACGGCGTGATCGACGTGGTGCTGTTTATGACGGCCGTGCAGGTGATTCATATGTTCCAGGTGGCCGAGCAGATGGGTGTCGCGGAGCAGTTGCGGGGGGCATTGCAATCGGTGGTCGTGCTGTCCATTGGGCCTACTACGTCAGAGGAGCTGGCGCATTACGGAATTCAACCGGACTTTGAACCCTCTCGTCCGAAGATGGGATTTCTGGTTAATGAGGCCGCGCAGTATGCGGGCCGGCTGCTGGAGGAGAAACGGAATCGCAAGATTGAAGCGGTGTTTTCTGAGAGCGTAGAGCCGGATGCTGATGTGTCAGATGTCGATGAAATAGACACACAGAAGCCCGTAAGGCGCGTGGCGGCTTCCACTCCTACTATGGCCGGATTCCGCGATGGGTTGATGCAGATTGATTTTCTGCACGAGATCAGCAGCCGGATTGCCGCGGCTGATTCGCTTCACCTGGTGCTTGACCGGATTGTTGGCTTCATCTCGAGCGTCATTCCCTGCGATTCTTGTTTTGTCTATGTGCTTGAGGGCGAGAACCTGGTGATGCGCGCTTCGAAAAATCCCCACGCTGATCTTGTCGATCAGGTGGGCATTCAGATCGGGCAGGGAGTAACAGGATGGGTCGCAAAATACAGGCAGCCGGTGGCGATCGCTTCGGGTGCTTCCAACGATCCGCGGTTCAAGGCGTTCAAGAACATTCCTGAAGACCACTTCGAGGCGATGTTGTGTACTCCAATTACGTGTGCGGGAAGAGTGGTGGGTGTTATCAACCTGCAGCACAGGTTGTCTTACAAACACACGACGCATGAGGTCCGATTGCTTTCGACGCTTGGCTATCTGGTAGGCGCAGAGATCGAGCGGGCGCGGTTGGAGACGGAGAATTCACAGTTATCGAACAGACTGGAAACGCGGAAGGCAGTGGATAGAGCTAAGAGCATTTTGCAAAGGGATCTCTCCCTGAGCGAAGACGATGCCTACCAGATGATGCATAAAGAAAGTCGCCAACGTCGCAAATCGATGCGGGAGATTGCGGATGCGATTCTGCTGTCAGAAGAGCTGCGGCGTGTGCAGACTGGTTCGTAG
- a CDS encoding NirA family protein — MNTSTTINPAEFTHEQKQYLQGFFAGIVQRGIAPFVGHAANGLITNDPASRLPNHAAADTEPTWHDTPISDLSREERWKYEQDPFAIWDKILQYSNQNQPPTDDDRFRFKYFGLFHVAPAQDSFMLRLRVPGGILASHQLRGLAQLAEDHGCGRADLTTRSNLQLREFQPRDIVRVLHRIQALGLTSRGSGADNIRNITASPITGLDPNELLDVAPLAEAMQAYITNSRDMFDLPRKFNIAFDNGGAISTVADTNDIGFIAVRINEGHTIPAGIYFRVLLCGITGHRQFATDCGLLLRPDETVAVAAAMIRVFIQHGDRTDRKKARLKYLIDRWGSNGSGMARFLEETEKLLAFPLIRVPASECEPRGPINRSAHLGIHPQAQPGLHYIGIAIPVGHLPAAQMRSLANIADQFGTGELRLTVWQNLIIPNIPTEHLEAATQAIQNAGLDYKASTVLAGTVACTGNKGCRFAATDTKSHAVALARHLDARFPILDQPINLHVTGCHHSCAQHYIGDLGLMGVKVSGEEGYQVLIGGGVDNDQGLARELISSIRFTDLAPKLESLFTAYTLQRQDDETFLHFTRRHDIATLQSFCEKEKA; from the coding sequence ATGAACACCAGCACCACCATCAATCCGGCCGAGTTCACCCACGAACAGAAGCAGTACCTTCAAGGCTTCTTCGCCGGCATCGTTCAGCGCGGCATCGCCCCCTTTGTCGGTCACGCTGCAAACGGGCTCATCACCAACGACCCCGCATCCCGCCTCCCGAATCACGCCGCAGCCGACACCGAACCAACCTGGCACGACACCCCCATCTCCGATCTCTCAAGAGAAGAACGTTGGAAGTACGAGCAGGATCCCTTCGCCATCTGGGACAAGATCCTTCAGTACAGCAACCAGAACCAGCCGCCCACCGACGACGACCGTTTCCGCTTCAAGTACTTCGGCCTCTTCCACGTCGCCCCCGCGCAGGACTCCTTCATGCTCCGCCTTCGCGTCCCCGGCGGCATTCTCGCGTCGCATCAACTACGCGGCCTTGCGCAACTCGCCGAAGACCACGGCTGTGGCCGCGCTGATCTCACGACGCGCAGTAATCTTCAGCTTCGCGAGTTCCAACCCCGCGATATCGTCCGCGTCCTCCATCGCATCCAGGCCCTCGGCCTCACCTCCCGCGGCTCCGGCGCCGACAACATCCGTAACATCACCGCCTCGCCAATCACCGGCCTCGACCCAAACGAACTCCTCGACGTAGCCCCTCTCGCCGAAGCCATGCAGGCCTACATCACCAACTCGCGCGACATGTTCGACCTTCCGCGCAAATTCAACATCGCCTTCGACAACGGCGGCGCCATCTCCACCGTCGCCGACACCAACGACATCGGCTTCATTGCCGTCCGCATCAACGAAGGGCACACGATCCCCGCAGGCATTTACTTCCGCGTCCTTCTCTGCGGTATCACGGGTCACCGCCAGTTCGCCACAGACTGCGGCCTCCTCCTGCGGCCCGACGAGACCGTCGCCGTCGCCGCCGCAATGATCCGCGTCTTCATCCAGCACGGCGACCGCACCGACCGCAAAAAAGCTCGCCTCAAATACCTCATCGACCGCTGGGGCTCTAACGGCTCAGGCATGGCTCGCTTCCTCGAAGAAACCGAAAAACTCCTCGCCTTCCCGCTCATCCGCGTCCCGGCCTCCGAGTGCGAACCACGCGGCCCCATCAACCGTTCCGCGCATCTCGGCATTCATCCGCAAGCACAACCGGGCCTCCACTACATCGGCATCGCTATCCCGGTAGGCCATCTCCCCGCGGCGCAGATGCGTTCTCTCGCCAACATAGCCGATCAGTTCGGCACAGGCGAACTCCGCCTCACCGTCTGGCAAAACCTAATCATCCCCAACATCCCCACCGAACACCTCGAAGCCGCCACGCAAGCCATCCAGAACGCCGGCCTCGATTACAAAGCCAGCACAGTCCTCGCCGGAACCGTTGCCTGCACGGGCAACAAAGGCTGCCGCTTCGCCGCTACCGACACCAAATCCCACGCAGTCGCACTCGCCCGCCATCTTGACGCGCGCTTCCCCATCCTCGACCAGCCCATCAACCTTCACGTCACCGGCTGCCACCACTCCTGTGCGCAGCACTACATCGGCGACCTCGGCCTCATGGGCGTCAAAGTCTCGGGCGAAGAAGGCTACCAGGTCCTCATCGGCGGCGGTGTCGACAACGACCAGGGCCTGGCTCGCGAACTCATCTCCTCAATCCGCTTCACCGATCTCGCCCCCAAGCTCGAAAGCCTCTTCACCGCCTACACGTTACAACGTCAGGATGACGAAACCTTCCTCCACTTCACGCGCCGTCACGACATCGCCACCCTTCAGTCGTTCTGCGAAAAGGAGAAGGCCTAA
- a CDS encoding methyltransferase family protein, with product MPSVTLWNETNSLWLLFAVYFVASMRRIQVKRSVPLPSFERVCLLLTTALLFFPRTHISFLANRFHSSRAIGIFGLVLTILGLAFAAWARDVLGRNWSGRVVIQVDHQLITVGPYAYVRHPLYTGLITALAGTALISGDVGSLLGFLIAINIFRLKAHREEQLLETEFGATYSTYRAHTGGILPRIAHV from the coding sequence ATGCCATCCGTCACCCTGTGGAATGAAACCAACTCCCTCTGGCTCCTCTTCGCCGTCTACTTCGTCGCCAGCATGCGTCGCATCCAGGTAAAGCGTTCGGTCCCGCTGCCTTCGTTTGAGCGCGTCTGCCTCCTGCTGACCACGGCCCTCCTCTTCTTCCCTCGCACTCATATCTCTTTCCTGGCAAATCGCTTTCATTCCAGCCGGGCCATCGGCATCTTCGGCCTCGTTCTCACGATCCTTGGCCTTGCCTTCGCCGCCTGGGCCCGTGACGTCCTGGGCCGCAACTGGAGCGGTCGCGTCGTCATCCAGGTCGACCACCAACTCATCACCGTTGGCCCCTACGCCTACGTCCGGCACCCGCTCTACACCGGCCTCATCACCGCTCTCGCCGGCACGGCACTCATCTCCGGCGACGTCGGCTCCCTCCTTGGCTTTCTCATCGCCATCAACATCTTCCGCCTCAAGGCGCACCGCGAAGAACAGCTTCTCGAGACCGAGTTCGGCGCCACCTACTCAACCTATCGCGCCCACACCGGAGGCATCCTTCCCCGCATCGCCCACGTCTAG